The Nymphaea colorata isolate Beijing-Zhang1983 chromosome 5, ASM883128v2, whole genome shotgun sequence DNA segment ACATGAACCAAACTCTTAGATCCTACTGGGCAAAGTTAGCCGGGAGATTAAAGTCAACTTTCCGATTAGAACattaacaaaggaaaaaaaaataagtacgTCAATATAAGGTGACGACTCTATATTAGGTGATATCACATTTCTCGGAAAAATTCTTGTCTAAGGTCACAAATTTTCTGgatagttttcattttcattccaCAAAAAATCAAAGATCTGAATGTTTTACAACAATCTACGATCATTTTTTCTAAGTAAGCTGAAACAGTTTTGGTCAACAAAAACTTGAGCATCTTTAGATGATTGACCATCTTCGTTGTAGTTACTGCACATTCTTTTCATCTATCTCAAGCAAGCTTTCTACTGTTTCAGGAAAACTCAACAACGGTCAGAAAGTGTATCACGTGAACGGCCAGGCATTCGAAGAAAGGAGTTTCACATCAAGCCCGTAAAATGTGCTGCCTCCTGAAACTGCCGCTGCCTTAGCATTTCTTGGCTTATCCATGGTGCTTTCTGCCTTCTATTACACCTCTCACAGTTTTGTAAATATAGTTTATGCATCAACTCCTATCGGCTGATCAAGCCCCTAAATATCATCCCGGAGGAGgagatatttttgtcatattatataaaaaatttagtaTCATTCGCTGAATAGgagatatttttgtcattttatataaaaaattagtgTTTTTCTATTAGCAGACTGCTTTTTAAGAATCCTTTGAGCATTATTTGCCCAAACTTTAAGCAACTTTCCGTggcttctttaaaaaaaaaaaaattgcttctaCCTTTTAACACACATGAAGTACAGCttctttcaccaaaaaaaaaagagagagagagagagaaaggaggaggaggagggggatcAGTTGGCCTTAGAAGGTCCGACTGAAAATCCTGGCTTTCTGAACTTGAATTTATTGTTCACGCCATCAAACAAGACCCAATGGTCCTCCCCATTgccaaaaaacaattttgaatcCATTATACCGTTGTACTTACACAGAAAGAAATCAGAAAAGATCTCCCCCAGTGGGGAGAACCTCCCAACAAAGAACCTGTCAATTGTATTTTCATGGACACTGGCTAATTGATAGGTGTTTCTTTTTCCGACCCAGGTCTCGGAGCAGCCCTCCACTCCACCGATAACAGAGGTAAAGATGCGGTTTTGATTTCTCATTGAATCTCAATTCTACTGTTGTGTTCACCACCAATTTTCTTGACAAAATGATGGTCTCGTGAATCAAACAATGAGCCCCAAAATTTCCTCAATCGGCATACTATTTGGACGCTAAACCAATCTCAGAAAGCGTCTGTCCTTCTGCAGTCTTTTGGTCCATGGAATCTCTCTGTTAGTTAAACTGCGCTGGACCGGTGAGATATTGATGGCGATCATCTAACTACCAGCCACAAGTTGTTCGGCATACGCCGCTAGAAAGCCGGGTTTAAGACCTTTGGGTCACAAACGGGCGAAGTTTTCAATGCCCACACCGCATTTCTTGGCAGTTGGCATAAACTCGTATCAGTTTTCTTCAGTCACATAGTGTCTAGAGTCATAAAATCACATCCACTCACCAGATCTTCGACTTTTCTTTCCCCACATGAGGTTAGATTTTTCATGGCTTAGCTGGTCAGAACAGCTGCTGTTTGAAGAAAGGTCAACTCATAGTTGGATTTCTGCAGTATATGCGGACTTGGTTCGGAATGCGGTTGAGTTCACGATCAGCTTTAATTATAGCTTAAGGTCGAACTTCTCATGATAATGGGGTCGAGTTACTCGAATCATTGCTGAGTTCAACTTGCTTCAAGGTTGGCAGcatgatatatatgtatatatatatataatgtcagagccaaaaaattttggttatgAGGTACTGTTATAGAAATGAGagttatagaaattctcatttttgaatgAGTACAATATATATTAATAAGTAAATgattgtaagaaatctatgtaaaaatatgtatcaCTCAAATGTATGAGTTGATGAtagtatcttttctttttctcattattttgaCGTGTATGACCTATATGAATGATTAGATTGTTACTTAGATGATGAGATTAGGGATGTGAAAAGGTTGGATTCAAAATGGATATTCATTCAGACTGATTTAAAAAAGTTGGGTTTGAAGATAAACAATtaacattcaattaagaaaaGTGTATtgtatttaaatataaaaaatggcattcgattttatttgaatttaaactCGATTTTAAATAAGTACGAGACTGGATTTGGCTTaagattcatattcaatttcaaataaatgtgCTCTATCTAGCATTCTTACATTtttaaaagtcatttcttaatgTGGTTTAGATTCAGTTGTACATTTAATTGATAGATGCAAATCtagatatgaaaataaaagtcaaaTTCTAATCAAATTTatattatgaatttaaaaattagattcatatataacaaaattttcttcGTTCGTATTTCAATTCAAATATATGATCATATGATCAACTGAATACAATAAAAAGTAGATTCGATTTACTGGCATCCTGGAATTGGAGATATTAGATTTGGGATAATACTTGTACGTGCCAAATCGTATCGACCGATACGAGCCGACAGCTTGGATGTCGATAGCCACGAGGTCTGAAGATTCCGAGCCCGCGGTTAGTGGAGCCCACCGCGGTCCGGAACCATTTTTCGAAACGATACGGACGCGATTTGGAGCCCAAAATTTGATACGAAGCAGTTCAGTTGGGGTCCTCGTGCTGCCACGTGGAAGGTAGCGAGAGTCGCGGGTAGGGTCGGATCCTCGTGACAAAGGCACCCCGCTCCGCACGGGAAGGGAGCGGGCCACAGCCGTTGATCTTGACAATCGGACGGTCGAAATCTAAAGGTTCTCATATAAATGCGTCCCCCGGCCTGTGGGTCACCGGCATGCTGTAGGGTTTTCGTTCTTCGGTTCCTGATCTGGGCCTGCTTTTCTTCCCTTCTGTCTCACCTGTCTGCCCGGATCCGGAAAGGTCTTCTACTTGAAGAGAGATTCAATGGCGGACGCGAATGATCGCCGTGAAAAACCGGTACTGAATCTGATGCATTTCTTTGATCACTTGCGCTTTCTTCTTGGTTTCGTTCTGTCTCCGTCCGATCCCGTCGGAGATcgtttgttttctctctcattttctttgttttgaggtGTTGAATTGGAGTTTGGAATTATTTCTCGATCTTCGTTGTTGATCTTCTCTGGGTTCTTGTTGCAGGAGCAGGAGGAAAGGTTGAAGTATCTGGAGTTCGTGAAGACCGCTGCGTCGAAGGCGGTGGTGTGCGTCTCGGGTCTCTATGGGAGCGCTAAGAAGAACTCGGGCCTGCTAAGGCCGGGGGTGGAGACCGTCGAGGGGACCGTCAAGACGGTCGTCGGCCCCGTCTACCAGAGCCTCCACACCGTCCCTCTCCAACTCCTCAGCTTCGTCGATCGCAAGGTGTAAACGGCCACatctagatctctctctctctcttacatttTTAGTGAAAAGCATGCCAGTACTCGTAGTCCAAATTCTAAGTCCAGTAGTGTACTAGTTTTGATCAGTTCAAGGAAGCGCCTCAAAATATTTTCCGGTTTCTCACCTAACTGAGTTCAGGTCTGGGTTTCTTTTGAACGATCGTTCAGAAAAGTTAGTTATATCAACGAGCCTCTTAGGTCACATATGTTGTTTACATTCATTTGCCTGGTCGTAGTAGATCTCATATAGCCTAATATTTGTGTTGGGGTTTAGGCTAGCACACGTACAGACTCCTTCCGGGTTGTTTGCCAATGGAACGATTTATTACTGACTGCCCgatgaggcagattcatgaaagcTGTAGCACGatccatgaatttgccccagGGCAGATTCCGTAACGAATTATTTCTGTGtaacaaattattattattatcgcCGCTAGGGCGCTTCTTTCTGGATGGTTTTGGCCATTCATCTTAGGCCTTTTTTACGCAAGAACAGGAGATGATCTAATTTCGTTTTTTGTTGGTGGAGTTTAAAATGGAAATCATTTTAATGCTCCGtaaatcaaatatattataGTTGGTCTAAGTCATAAGGAGTGTGATATGATGCTTTACTTCCTGACGGTGCTTTTTATTATGCGTACTTTTCCAATTTTATGCTACATATCCAACTAAGTTGAAGCTGTTGAACTAGAGAGTACTAGATACCCGACTTAGTTGAAGTTGTTGAACTAACGAGTACTAGAGTGTCTCCGTCATGCATCGACGCGACGACATGGATGGTACATTGTTGGTGTGGCAATGCTCAAAAGATGAAGACACGTGAAGGCAAGTTGGTGGTCcacttgtgatttttttttttcccttctttcttccttttttttttcttttttctttggttggaTCCTAATGTTGAAGTGGACTGATGAAGTGCTCCATCCGAAACTCAAAAAATCTCTGCGTGAAAGTTAAAATCTCTCACTCTGTTTCTGTGTGCGCGCCTGACCCATCCCCATGTGAAGTGCAGTTTTCCTGACTTTGATGAGATCATAGCTTTTCCAACTTTACTGTGTAGATGTCGCTTATATATAAAACTTGACAGTTCATGAATCTTTTCTCGAATGTCAGGCCTCAGGTTCATGTTTAGGCATGTTGCCACGTTTCAACATCCCCACTACCTTTTTCTGCTTCGTTGTTGTCGCTTAGCGACAGCTTTTTTACCATTATAAATTCATAGCAGTATAACTTTGGACTGTGGTACAGAAAAATGTGATTATGACATACCAAGATATTGGTTGCCAAATATATGAATTATTATTGCAGTTTATTGCGTTAATTGATTATCAATAGCACATGATATTAACCATCAGGTTTGACCGTTAGCTTGACCTTGGTCCCTCAAGGTATATAATAAAACTGTCTTACGCTGATTGATAGTACGCATGGAACCAACTATGagcattgaaacttgaaaaagtCATTATGAGCATTGAAACCTAATACTTAGGTAAATTAATATTATTCGAATTTTGAAAGAATCACCTGTCACGTTTCAATATAGTTTGTACATACTGATAGATAAAGGGGGCTAGTGCTACGAAGAGGAGATCAGTATCCCTTCTTAAAATAGCCTTTCTTAAAAGCGGTAGTTATtaaaatgaaatgtaaaattattaaaaaaaaaacccccaAACCTCATATAAGCTAATGAGTATAACTTGTTCACATTGGTTTTCAGGAGTCCTGAGCATTGAAGATTCCGTTGTTCTAATTTTCTGTAGGTCGACGAAGCGATCAGCAAGGTGGACGGGCGCGTGCCTCCCATTGTAAAGGAAGCCTCCAGCCACGTTTGCTGGGCTGCACAAAAGGCTCCGGCTGTGGCTCGGGAGGTGGCAACGGAGGTCCGGCGGGATGGCGTCGTCGGGGCGGCCAGCGGCCTCGCCAAGACCGTCTACTTCAAATGCGAGCCGGTAGGCAAGGAGCTCTACGCCAAGTATGAGCCCGTAGGCAAGGAGCTCTATGCCAAGTATGAGCCGGTGGCCGAGAGGTATGCAGTGACCACATGGCGAACACTCCACCGGCTCCCTCTCTTCCCTCAGGTAGCGCAGATCGTCATCCCGAGCGCAGCCTACTGGTCAGAGAGATACAACGACATAGTCCGCTCCTCAACAAACAGGGGCTACGCCGTGTCGTCTTACCTGCCTGTGATCCCCACTGATAAGATTGCCAAAGTGTTCGGTGAACGTGAGCACGCTTCAGGCGAGGGCGTCGGAGGCACTCAATGATGTCAGCGTCAACGACGGTCCTCTTACCCTGATCTCTTGCATGCCCATCTACATGGCTGGCTGTTACTTGGGACCGTGGGTTCGGTACGATAGCCTACGCAGTAGTTTGCTTCTGTTGTTTAGCTTCTGAAGGCATCTGCCTGCAGAAAACTTGAAACTTTTAGGTTGATTATCACAGTATTAAATCGTCGAGTTGTTTTACAAGCAGTTCTTGTTGATGCTTCGCCGCTTTCATTGCTCTTGATATTGCAGCTACACGGCCACCATCACCTGCCGTGGCAGGTTCATTCTTAATTTAAAATCTACAACCCACCATCTTCTTTAGTGTTTAATCTCCTAGCCGATGCTTGAGAGCCGGGCATAATCGAAGCCTAACTTGAATCAGCATAGAAAGAAGGTTTTCCCCAGCATGCCCAGAAACATCATCGTCACCAAACCCACAACAAGAAAAGTgctaaaacaaaataaaaaaaagaggtgacatgaaagggaaaaaaaggggAGAAGCAAGCTTTATAGCTAAACAATCTATCCAAAAGTCCAAACATGAATTGTTTTGTGACTTGCAAAGCTGACGACCATAGAGTTGCACAAAACAGCTTACAACACCATCCTTCCCAAAACTAAAAGACCCAtattttgttgattcaaatcGTATCTACCTAAGTTGTAAAAAGGCAAAGCATAGAACCATGGCATATACTTTTGGAACAAATTCCATTTgaagagatttgaaaaagcactatatatatatatatatatatatatatatatatatatatatatatatatatatatatatatatatatataggttttgCATGCTCATCATACCTAGTCCCTTCATTcaaacagatatagttcaaCATGAAAGTTAAATTCACACTTGCCATCTTGAAAACCATAAGTAAAGAGACATGTTTACTTATTACTACTTCTTTCtattattctttaattttaaaaataattttaaattatttgaaaaagtaaATCAAAAAATGTAAACCCATATTAGACattcatcaaatgaataaaGGGCTTGACATGGAAGCATACTAAACCATCtgactcactctctctctcggtaGCCCTTACTCTCTTCAACAGTCTATCGTCTCTCTCTCATCtcgccatctctctctctctctctctctctctctctctctctctctccttctcttcttttctagGTATGGCGTTTACTTTCTCAAAGCGGAGCAAATGAACATGACATTTCCCACGAGTGATCCCCTTCATTTTTGTTAGGATTTTGAGGCGATGATGCAGATCTTCATGGGAGATCCCTTGATCAGAGGCCTAATATATGCGCGTCGGAGCAATCATCATGGCACATTGTTGGTCAAGATTCTCTTTCGCGTTGGTGAGCTCTTGATTTCAATCGTGGCAGTCGTTCATGGGTTATGCTGCGACCTGCATATCGTAGTAGTCTCTTCTACATCGACTAAGCGACAAAGGCAAACAAACCTAGCATCTACTCAAAGGTCGAGTCCAATCAGGAAGCCGAAACTCTACTTCGACTAATTCCCGTGCTTGAAAAAAAGCAACAAACCTCATTGTATCAGCTAGATGTAAATTTGGGACACACGATGGCTTGTTCACCACCAGCCAGGTCCGGCTGACCTATGCAAGGCCAAGAAGGCAAGATGGTTATGGTTATCACCTGAAGTACAGATTTGCTTTAGCGTAATGTTAGGATTGTTGGCGTATGGAACTTGATCTATACTAGACACTCATATGCAAATGTGGGTTtcgccctaatccttatgttgcGAGGAGGGCCgcaattttattcttcttctctgaGAGTGTCTATGTTTTATCTGTGAGTGAATAGTaaaagatctgtgcgaccgtagACGTAAGAGTTTTTTTGCTCCGAACTACATAAatatttgtcttcttccttgttgtttcttaccccctcttgagagtgcgagaaaGAGTTTCGTATTGTTCCTAACAACTAGTATCGGAGTCAGGTTCGTTCGCGATAGGAACAATGGCGCTGGAAGAAGGAAAAGTCAGAATCGAGAAGTTCGACGGTAAAGACTTCGGATTCTAGAAGATGCAGATCAAGGACTACTTGTATCAGAAGAAATTGGATGAACCGCTCATGTGAGCGAAGCCCGCAACAATGGCTGATACAGATTGACAGTTGTTGGATAGACAAGTCCTTGGAGTCATCTGGTTGATGCTGGCCAGAAAGGTCGCCTTCAACATTGTTAACGAGAAGACGACAACAAGTTTGATAAGGACGCTAACAGATATGTATGAGAAACTCTCTGCTTCGAATAAGATATATCTGATGCGtcgattatttaatttgaaaatggttGAAGGTGTCTCTGTTacggatcacataaatgagttcaatgttattacttctcaattatgttttgtggatattaaatttgatgATGAGGTTCAAGCTCTAATTTTACTGTCATCTCTACCGAAGAGTTGGAGAGCCACTGTGACCGCTGTGAGTAGTTCATCGGGGTCAAGTAAATTGAAGTTTAGTGGCATTTGAGATTTAATACTTAGTGAGGACATTCGCAGAAGGGAGGCAGGAGAATCTCTCGGTTCTGCGCTAAATGTTCAAAACAGGAGCAGAACTAATCAACGTTACCAAGAGCGTAGAAAGGTCCAAATCTAAGGGAATAAGTCAATCCAAACCTTGAAGTGATGGTTGTTGAAACTGTGGCTTACCATAACACCGAAAAAGAGATTGCAGGTGgttaaagaagaagaacccaAATCGTGAGGATCATTCAACAAATGTAGCAACTCAAGATATAGCTGATGCACTTGCTTAGAGTGTACACAGCTCCATAGAGTTTTGGATTTTAGactctggtgcatcttttcattcGACGTATTCTAATGAAAGTATGCACAACTATGTTGCAGGAAAATTTGGCAGAATATACCTTGTGGATGATGAACCTCTGGATATTGTAGGGAAATGTGAGGTTCATATTAAAATGCAGAATGGACATGTATGGAAGTTAAAACATGGGAAATGTGAggttcacattaaaatgcagAATGGACATGTATGGAAGTTAAAATATGTCAGACATGTTCCAGGGTTGAAGAGGAATCTCATTTCGGTCGGACAGTTAGATGACAAAGGCTATGTTACTACCTTTGTTGGCGGATCTTGGAAGATAACCAAAGGTGCTATGGTTATAGCACGAGGTCATAAACTTGACACATTGTACATGACCGTAGATGTGAAAGACATAGTGGCTATGGggaaatgtgaaaataaatcattGTTGTGGCATTGCAGGCTTTGGCATATGAGTGAGAAGggaatgaagatcatgacaacaaataacaagtttCATGACTTGAAATCTATAGCCATTGGGTTATGTGAAGACTGTATCTTCGAGAAACAGAAAATGGTCACCTTCTCCAAAGTTGGACGACcttcaaagaaggaaaagttagaGTTGGTGTATACTGATGTTTGGAAACCAgctgtcacgacccaatttttgacactatttttttttcatttctataatagtggaagcaatattgagtcatgaccagaacataaagaaatccAAAGGATCATGTACATACTGAGTCATGTCCTCTTGCAAATCAACTTATTCATGTTTATCTCATTCACCCTTCCATTGTAAAATACAAGTTCttaacatatcttcaagagtctGAATGATTCGCTCGGATTGCCCATTTGTCTGCGGATGAAATGTTgtactcagtttcaattttgttcccaatGCTCCTTGTAACATTCCCCAAAACTTGGATGTAAATCTTGGATTTCTGTCAAAGattattgatttagggattccatgaagtctcataatttcatcaacatacaaatctgccagactttctagtgattgtgaaatcttgatcggaagaaaatgtgcagatttAGTTAGGCGGTCTACCACTATCCAAACAACATCGTGTTGTCGTCGAGTAAGTGGTAACCCCACGAAGTCCATggtgatgtcttcccattttCATTGAGGAATTTCTATCTGTTGCAACAAACCATctggtttctgatgttccactttaacATGTTGACACACTAAGCATCGTGAGACGAACTCAGCAATCTCTTTTTTCATTCCTGGCTACCAAaagtttatccttaaattttgatatatctTTGTGTTTCCtggatgtatggtgtatcttgtTTTGTGTGCCTCATCAAGCAGCTTGTTTTTCACCTCTGGATCATTCGGAACCCACAATCTACCGTTGAACCACACAGATCCATCGTCATCCTCAGAATAAAGAGTTTCTTCGttcttgtgacactcaagtttcaacttcgcatattcagggctctgtttttgtttctcaataatttcatcaagGAAACTATCCCGAATTATTCCAGCACACTTCACATTTCCATTATCATCtcgcaatggatgccatttttcaaaGTCTTCCACCAAATTTCATGTCTGCATTAATAGTCCACTAGCTTTAGTAGGTATCTTTCTGCTGAGTGCATCAACTACCACATTAACCTTTCCTGGATGATACTTTATCTCAAAGTCataatctttgagatattccagCCATCTTCTCTGTCTTAGATTTAATTCCTTCTacgagaacaaatatttgagggATTTGCggtcagaaaatacttcaaattccacaccataGAGTTAATGTCTCTATATTTTTAGTGCAAATACCACAGTTCCTAATTCCAAATCTTGCgttgaatagttttttttttctctcatgtaGTTTTATTCTCTAGAGGCATATGCTATGACGTTCTCTTCTTGCATAAGCACTGCTCCATAACCTGTTCCTAACGTATCTGTATATACCACAAatcctttcttccctttttgCAGTGCTAGAATTGGGGCACTTATCAAACTATCTTTCAACATCTGTAAACTCTTCTGATAGTCATTTGTCCACATAAATTTCACTCCCTTTCGTAGTAGTTTAGTCATTGGGGTTGCAATTCTCGAAAAATCCTTAATGAACTTCTTGTAATAACCTATCAAACCAAGAAAATTTCTGATTTGGGTGACCTTGGTTGGCACATTTCATTGTTCTACAGCTTCTACCTTGGCCAGATCAACTGctactccatccttcgagattatgtgtcccaagaaattcactttgtctagccaaaactcGCTCTTAGAATACTTGGCATACAGTTGGTTTTGTCTCAATAATTTCATTACTATCGCGAGATGTACCGCATGCATTGCTTCACACTCTCAGTACACTAGTACATCGTCAATGAACACTATAACGAATCGATTTAAATACTCATGAAATATCTGATTCATAAGATCCATAAAAGCTACTGTAAAAACACAACCATTTTGGACTaacataaaactttaaaactcaatattcacaaCAAATCAAAACACCATTCTCTAACCGGCTTGGATGACAtttcctctgcttgtgatcgacatTGGCATTGGACAAGAACTCTAAacactgtgctctgataccaaagttgtcacgacccaatttttgacaccaattttttttttttcatttttataatagcggaagcaatattgagtcataaccagaacataaagaaatccgacattgttttatttcaataataaaatacttggacccaaataaaaataaccacaaattcaaaaaaaaattgacgcagtgtccagaatgccaatgtccgtccatcacaagaccaAGGTCGTCACTctaaagccaaaatctatcaagaactacctgtagagatagaaagaagggccagaattcctctgagtatggagaaaatccagccatgaatggaacatggcccattaaaataatattttacttTTGCAAAACAAATATCTTTAAGTTTGATCACATATTGGAGTTACGTCACATTAACAgaaacaaaacgaggtgtgcacaacctccaaatatttcgtaggcttccaaccgtggttctctgacaatgtcatggtcatcgtgccgagcaacagaaaaccccatgggcactcacgggcagaatagaacatctcttcaccaggcgatccaacggatcgagggtacctgcagtgaagcctcttgagatat contains these protein-coding regions:
- the LOC116254284 gene encoding stress-related protein-like, whose protein sequence is MADANDRREKPEQEERLKYLEFVKTAASKAVVCVSGLYGSAKKNSGLLRPGVETVEGTVKTVVGPVYQSLHTVPLQLLSFVDRKVDEAISKVDGRVPPIVKEASSHVCWAAQKAPAVAREVATEVRRDGVVGAASGLAKTVYFKCEPVGKELYAKYEPVGKELYAKYEPVAERYAVTTWRTLHRLPLFPQVAQIVIPSAAYWSERYNDIVRSSTNRGYAVSSYLPVIPTDKIAKVFGEREHASGEGVGGTQ